The stretch of DNA AAGGTCGTCCGCGTCAACAAATATACGGTGCTTTACAGAGAGGTCAGATAAAAATGAGAAAAGATTTTCTGCCGTTTTCAAGGCCGAGCGTTAAGGAGGAGGCAATTGCCGAGGTAGCCGATTCAATCAGAAGCGGCTGGCTTGCAATGGGCCCCAAAACTATAAAATTTGAAGAGGAGTTCGCCGCGTACACCGGCGCAAGTTTTGCTCTTTCCGCCAATTCCGCAACTGCGGGGCTTCACTGCGCCGCAATGGCGCTGGAACTCGGCGCGGGAGACGAGGTTATCACAACGCCGATGACTTTCGCGGCGACCGTGAACGCCGTTCTTTTTACCGGCGCGAGGCCTGTTTTTGCCGATATTGACAGAAACACGCTGGATATAGTGCCGGAGAATATTGAGAAGCTGATTACGCCGCGCACGAAGGCAATTATCCCCGTTCATTTTGCCGGTATGCCGTGTGATATGGACAAAATTGAGGCGATTGCGGAGAAGTACAATCTCGCGATTATAGAGGATTCGGCACACGCTCTCGGCGCCGCCTACAAGGGACGCAAAATCGGCGCCGACAGAGGCGCGCGCAGACTTTCGGTTTTCAGTTTTCATCCGACGAAGAATATTACGACGGGCGAGGGCGGCATGATCTGCACTCAGGACGAAGAGCTTGCGGAGAGAATTCAGGTGCTCCGCCAGAACGGCATGTCAAAGGGCGCGTGGAACCGCTACGCGGCAAAGGGAAATTCAAATTACGACATTCCGTTCCCCGGCCTTAAATACACTATGCTTGACATCAACGCGGCAATCGGACGTTCGCAGCTGACGCAGGTTGACGAATTCAACGCGCGCCGCACGGAGATTGTGAACACCTACAAACGCGAGCTTGCGGACGTGAAGGGAATTATTCTGCCGAAGCCAGCGCCGTGGGAACACACGCACAGCTGGCACATTTTTACGCCGTTTATTGATACTGACGCGCTCGGATTTTCGCGCGACGAGTTTATGGCGCGGATGAAGGCGCTTAACATAGGAACGGCGCTGCATTATCAGGCACTGCACCTGTTCACCTGCTACGGCGCGGTTACCGGCATGAAGCGCGGCGACCTGCCGGAGGCAGAGTACGTTTCTGACAGAATAGTTTCGCTGCCGCTTTTCCCTGCGATGACGGACGAGGACGTTCAGGACGTTGTAGAAGCAGTTAAGAAAGTGTGCGAATAACGTACGCATGGTTGAGCTAAACTCCCGGAGGTTATCGTATGAAAAACGTTGAGGTTTCAATTGTAATTCCTGTGTACAACGAGGAACAGTCGCTTCCGGCGCTGTTTGCAGAGCTGTGGCCGGTTGTAGAAGGGCTGGGGCGTTCCGTTGAGGTTATCCTGATTAACGACGGAAGCAGGGACGCGACGCTTGGCATGCTGTACGATTTTCAGCAGCAGCACAAGGAGGCGCGCGTGATTGACCTCGGCGCCAATTTCGGTCAGCACATGGCGCTGCTTGCGGGCTTTGAGTACACTCGCGGAAGCAAGATTATCACGCTTGACGCAGACCTTCAAAATCCGCCCGCGGAGATTCCGAGACTGCTTGAAGAGATGGACAAGGGACATGACGTTGTCGGCACTTACCGCGTCGGGCGTCAGGATCCGTGGTTCAGAAAGTTTGCTTCAAAATGGGTGAACAGGATTACGAACAGGATAGCGAAGCTTACGATTAAGGATTACGGCTGTATGCTGCGAGGCTATGACCGCAGAATTATTGACATTATCAATGTCAGCAAAGAGTCAAGCACGTTTATTCCCGCGCTTGCGCAGAAGTTTGCGGTCAATCCCGTTGAAATTCCCGTTGCGCACAGGGAGCGTGAGTTCGGCGTTTCAAAGTACGGGCTGTTCCAGCTGATAAGGCTTAATTTCGACCTTATGACGAATTTTTCGCTGGTTCCGCTTCAGGCTGTCACCATGGCGGGTATGTTTTTCTCGTTTGTTTCCGTGCTTCTGCTTGTGTTTATGTTTATCCGCCGCGTGGTGCTCGGAATAGGCACGTGGCAGATGTTCATACAGCATTCGTTTGAGGCGTTCGGCTTCCTCCTGACTGCGATTACGCTTATTTCCGTCGGGGTGCTCGGCGAGTACGTAGGCAGAATTTACAAGGAAGTAAGCAAGCGTCCGCGCTATTCCGTCCGCAGGGTGTACGAAACGGAGGACGACGAATAATGCGTCCGCGTATCGTGGTTTTCGCCTACAGCGAGGTCGGCAGCGTATGTCTTAAGCAGCTTGTGAAGCAGGGTGCGAATATCGCCGCAGTCTTTACGCACGAGGATGACCCGAACGAGGAAATATGGTTTCAGTCGGTGAAGAACGTTGCGCAGGAGGCGGGTATTCCGGTGCGCACGCCGAAGAAACTGGACGAAGCTGAGCTTGAATATTTCCGTTCGCTTAAGCCGGAGCTCGTGCTTTCAATGTATTACCGCGCGATTATTCCTGACGGCGTGCTTGAGGTGCCGCGTTTGGGCGCCTACAATATTCACGGTGCACTGCTTCCGAAGTACAGGGGACGCGCATGCGTGAACTGGGCGGTGCTGAACGGGGAGACTAAAACCGGCTCAACACTGCACGTTATGACGAGTTTCGCCGACAGGGGCGACATCGTTGACCAGGAAGAGGTCTCAATTGAGTTTGAAGATACGGCGCACGACGTTTTTCTCAAGGTTGTCGAAGCGTCAAGAAAGATAATAGAGCGCCGGCTTCCGGAGCTGGAGGCAGGCACTGCGCCGCGCAGGGCACAGGACGAAAGCCAGGCTACGAAATTCGGCAGACGCCGTCCTGAGGACGGGATAATTGACTGGAGCAGAAGCGCGGTTGAAATTTACAATCTTGTCCGCGCCGTTACTCATCCTTTCCCCGGCGCGTTCACTGAATTTGAGGGGAAGAAAATGTTTGTATGGAAAGCGCGCCCCGTTGAGGGAAGCGCTGCTCCGAAGAAAATCGTAAGCAAAAGCCCGTTCCTTATCGGCACGGGAGACGGGCTTCTTGAAATACTGTCCTTCCAGTTTGAGGGCGGGGAAGAAAAGGAGACATTCTGATGAAAATATTTATCACAGGCGTAAACGGATTTATAGGCACTCATTTCCTTGAATACGCAAAGAACAGGCCGGACTGGGAAATCACCGGTTTTGACCTTTACGATTACAACCTTGCGCCGTTTGAAGGGATGAAGAATTTTACTTTCAAAAAGGGCGATATTTTTAAGGAAGACGCATGGCTTGAAGAGCAGATTGCAGCCTGCAACACGCTGCTTCCGCTTGCAGGGGTGGCAAAGCCCAAGATTTACATTGAAAAGCCTGTCTGGACGTTCTCGCTTGATTTTGAACAGAACCTGAAGTGTGTCCGCTGGTGCGCGAAGCACGGCAAACGCGTTATCTTCCCGTCAACGTCCGAGGTCTATGGCATGAGCACCGACAAGGAGTTCAAAGAAGACGAAAGCCCGCTCATTACCGGCCCTATCAAGAAAATGCGCTGGATTTACAGCTGCTCAAAGCAGATGATGGACAGAGTTATTTTCGGTTACGGTCAGGAACAGGGACTTGATTTCACGCTTTTCCGCCCGTTCAACTGGATGGGTCCGCGCCTTGACACCTTTGACGATGCTTCAAGGCATGAAGCGCGTGCGATTACACAGATGATTTACGACATTCTAAACCGCGGCGGTATTTCGCTTGTCGGCGGAGGGGAGCAACGCAGAAGCTTTACCTGGGTCGGCGACGCAATCGAAGGACTTGCGCACATTGTTGACAATAAAGAGGGCAAGGCGACCGGCGAAATTTTCAACATCGGCAACCCGTACAACCATTACTCAATAAAGGAAATGGCTGAAATGACAATTGACGCGCTGAAGGAATTTCCGCAGTACAAAGCGAAGGCGGAGGCGGCAAAAATAGAAATCGTCGCGCCGGAACAGTATTACGGAAAGGCTTACGACGACGCTCAGGACCGCAAGCCGTCAATCGAGAAGATGGAGCGCGTATTCGGCTGGAAACCGGCGACGAATATGCACGACATGCTTGTAAAGACGATTCAGTATTACGCCGATAACGGAGCAAAGTAATGACGAGGCTTGCCGTAAAGGTTGACGTCGATACGCTGCGCGGCTACGTTGAGGGTGTCCCCCGCATGCTGGACATCTTTGCGAAGCACGGCGTTAAAGCGAGCATATATTTTTCTTTCGGTCCCGACAATTCCGGAAAGGCAATACGCAGAATTTTCCGCAAGGGCTTTATATCCAAGATGCTGCGCACGAAAGCGCCGTCCACCTACGGAATTAAAACTCTGATGTACGGCACTCTGCTTCCTGCGCCTCTCATAGTTCCTGAGCAGCCTGACATCGTGAAACGCGCGTTCGACGAGGGACACGAGACCGGAATACACGCGTGGGATCACGTTTACGTGCAGGACTGTCTTGCCGGAATATCAAAGGAAAAATATCTGAAACTATACGGAAAGGCTTCCGCTCTCTACGAAAAAATATGCGGCTGCAAAGCGTCTTCAATCGCGGCGCCGGGCTGGCAGCTTTCGCATACCGTGCTTGAATCGGAGCAGGAGCTCGGGCTTGCTTTCGCAAGCGACGTGCGCGGTTATTCGCCGTTCCTGCCCGTTTTTGAAGGCGTTGAATACAATGTGCCGCAGATTCCTTCCACACTGCCTACTATGGACGAAATATACGGGCTTCCGGGCGTGAACGACGAAACAATACCGGGCATTTGGTATGACGGAATGGACAAGGAATGGAACGTTGTTACTGTTCATGCGGAGATGGAGGGCATTTCAAAAGCCGGTGTGCTTGACCGTTTCCTGACGCTTTGCAAAAACAGGGGTACGGAATTCTTCACGCTCGGCGAATACGCAAAACAGGCGCCGCTTCCGCGCTGCGAGGTCGTAATGGGCAATCTGACGGGGCGCGCTGGAACCCTTGCGGTGCAGAAAGAGCTGTAATTCTTAATTAAAACGGAGAAGAACAATGGATAAAATTTCTCTTGTGCTTATAGTTGCTTCAGCATGCACGAACGCCATGGGCAGCACGATTATGAAGCATGCTTACGGTGGAGACGGAGGACTGCTTTCCGGCGGAATAATCTCCGCGTTTTTGAAAATTCTGCTTAATCCGTGGATAGTGCTGGGGCTTTCGATGTTCGGAATTTCTTTCTTCTTTATGGCTGCGGCTTTGTCGCGCTCCGAACTGACTTTTGCCTATCCGCTGATGTCGGCAATAGTCTATCTCATACTTCTTGCCGTCGGCTATTTCGTTTTCCACGAAAATATCACGATATTCCGCCTCGGCGGCATGGGATTTATCCTTGCGGGAATAATACTGCTGACGATAAACAAGTAAATTCAAAATTAAATTAAGGAGAATGCTGTTTGAATAACAACACTTTGAAGATTGTGCGCTGACCGGAAGGTTTGCGAAAAACAATCTTATCGTGAGCCTTCCAAATTTTGGAACAATGTTGGGAGGTCGCACAATGAACAGGGAAAATAAACGAAAAACATTTGAAAAATGTTATTACAAAACTCACACATGCAGAGAGAGTTTTGTGTGCAAAGTCTGCGACAGAGAAGTCTTCCCTGAGGGAGCGGGAAGCAGACACAGAAATCACTGTCCTAACTGTCTTACCAGTCTGCACGTTGATATTGAACCCGGAGACAGAGCGTCGAACTGCGGCGGATATATGGAACCTGTGGCTGTGTTTGTACGCAGGAACGGTGAGTGGGCGATAATCCACCGCTGCAAGAAATGCGGGGCGCTGAGCGCAAACAGGATTGCCGCTGACGACAATCCCTTGAAACTTATGTCAATTGCTTTAAGACCACTTGCAAACCCGCCGTTTCCGGTCGAAAGGCTTGAGGAACTGACAAGGCTTATGGGCGGTGAAGGCAGACTGGAATAATATTCTGCAGGATTATAACGCAACAGAGCGGACAGATTTTCTGCCCGCCCTGTTTTGTTCTGCTATCTTTTATACCACGGGAATTTTTCCGCCATGCCCGGGCGGCGGGGTATGCCTTTCGTCGTCTGCGATATTTTTTCCCACACGGCGAGGAAATGTTTTGCTTCGCCGATTTCATACGGCAGGAGTTTCGGCGAGGAAAGTCCGAGCGTCTGCCACTTCGCGCCGATTTCGTTTATTTCGTCAACGACTCGGGGACCTTTGAAGGCGATGATTTTTCCCTTTATTTTTGCCAGAGGCGCGAGATATTCCGCAAGTACGCCTGTTGCGCAGACGGCGCGCGCCGTTACGACCGAGAATTTTTCCAAATGAGTTTTCGCGAATTCTTCCGAGCGTGCGCAGACAACGGTTACATTGCCAAGGCAGAGCGCGGCGGCGATTTTTTCCACCAGAGCGCATTTTTTCGCTATGCTGTCAAGAAGAGTGACCTGCGCTTTCGGACGGCATACCGCAAAAACTAAGCCTGGAAGCCCACCGCCTGTTCCCACGTCTATGAATTTTCCTTCTTCGGGCAGCAGCGAAACGGCTGCAGCGCAGTCGGAGATGTGTTCTTTCCAGAGCGTTTCTTCGTCCGAGGGGCCGACAAGGCGCGCGGTTTCGTTCGCGTGAAGCAGGAGCTGAGCGTATTTTCTCAGCAGGGTTTCTTTTTCGACGGCTTCCGCCATTGATGCTGTCATAAAATCAAAATTTTCCATCCAACTCACTCCAAAAGCGAGAATTATTTCCCCAACAAGTGTATAATAATGATAGCACAAACGGCAGAAGAGGGTGAACCTTTATGGAGCAGTTCGAAAAGGGGACAAAATTTTACAGCGGCATTACGCCCGTTCTTGATTTGAACGGCACGTGGCGCGAGATGGGGCGGCAGTACGGCGCCCTGCTTTCCGCTGAACTTAAGGATATGTACAACAGGGCAGTCTGCGGAAAACTTTTCGGCGAATACGGCTGTATCGAAGAAGATGCGCTGGTTTCCGCCCGCAAATTGTTTAACAGCTATCCTTTCCGTTTCAAGGATTTCTTTGCCGGAATGGAGGAAACTTCAGGCCTGGCGCTTGACCAGCTCAAACTTGTCAATGCGGTTGAATTCGTCTCTTTTTCAAACGGACTTCTTTCAGGCTGTTCCGGTGTGGCTGTGTGGGGCGATTACGCGCAGAACGGGCTTGTTTTCGGAAGGAATTACGATTACTGCGACTGGCTGAAGGATTTTGCAAAGGATTTTGTCTTTACGGCGTTTCACCCTGCCGACGGCTCGCTTGCGGTGCTTACCGCGTCTTACGCAGGGGAAATATACGCCGTAAACGGTTTGAACGAGAAGGGAATTTTCCTTGAACTCAACAACGGGGCGTTTTCAGGCGGAACCCTGAGCTTTGAAAACAGAAAATCCGCCGTTGCAGAGCTTTTTGAATGTCTGCTTGACGTTTCTACGTTGGACGAGGTAGACGCGTTTTTCCAGACTGTAAAGTCGAGTTTCGCGTATCTGATAGGCGTCAGCGACGGTCAGATAGCACGCTGCTACGAGTGGCCGACCTTCGGTGTTGAGCTGCGCAAGACTCATACAAGGCCAGGGCTTATAGTGCTTACAAACCATTTTACGGAACCTTCATGGGGGCTGCCGCGGCCAAATGACGAAAAATCGTTCAAAACGGTTGAACGACGCGACAACCTGCTGACACTTGCCAAACATTTCAAGGGTTCAATAGACGTTGAGACAATGAAAGGCATTATGGATACTAAACTTGAAAACGGCGGCTCCAAGTTTGACGCAACCGTTTATCAGCTTGTCGCTGAGCCGGGAAAACTTCATATCTGGTTTAAGGTTTCGGACGCACAGGACTGGACTCTGCTTGACGCGAAGCCGCTTCTGCGTCCCAGACAGGCATAGCTTTGGACAGGGAAGAACTTCTGCGGCTTATAAAAGATCTGGTAAAACTTCCGAGCGTTACCGAAAGCGCGGAGGAGTCCCTGCCTGCGTTTTTCCTGCAGCGCCGTTTTCAGCAGCTTCCGTACTTCAAAGAGCATGGGGACGCACTGACGCTGATTGATACGCCGCTTGAGGGCTCAAAACACGAGCTTAAGGCGCTTGCCGCGTTTGTACGCGCCGATTGCGGAACAAACCGCACAGTTCTGCTGATTTCCCATTTTGACGTCGTTTCTGCCGAATGCTACGGACAGCTTCAGCCATTTGCTTTTGACTGTGACGCTCTCGGCGAAAAGTTTGGGAATAAAGACGAAAACAGACTGTACGGACGCGGTGTTATGGATATGAAAGCTGGGTCGGCAATTAACGCACTGCTTGTTGAGGATTTTGCGAAGAATACTTCGCTGTTTGACGTTAACGTCCTGGCGCTGTTTGTCGGAGATGAGGAAAACAGCTCCGCCGGAGCAAGAGGCGTTCTGCCGTATGTTGCGGAGCTTAAGAAAAAATACGGGCTGGATTATCTCTGCGCAATAGATACAGAGCCTGGAGAAGCAGGCTGTACCGATCAAAAGGGCGCAATGATATATCTCGGCACTCTCGGCAAGCTTATGCCGGCTTTTTACGCGCACGGCGTATCCGAACACGTGAACGCCTGTTACAAAGGCTTTTCGGCGGCGCTTGCAGTCGCGAAAATCATAGCGCGCGCCGAATGCAGCGCTGCGCTTGCAGACCCTGCAGAGGATTTCTGCGAAACGTCCTGGATATGTCTCGACGCGAAAACTATGTGCGACAAATACAGCGTGACGCTTCCTGACAGGGCTTACGCGTATTTTAACTGCTTCGTTACGAATGACACGCCGGAAACGCTGCTTTCAAAAATGAGGCTGACGGCGGCAAACGCGCTGAAAGAATGCTCAGAACAGCTCGAACGCTCATGCCTGCAGCTGAGAAATACAGGCTACAAGGGCGCTGCTTTTGTGCCTCCGGCGGCGCGAGTAATGACGCTTGCCGAACTTGAAACTGCGGCGAGAAACAAAGCCGGCACAGGCTTTGACAGCCTTATGGAAGAATTTATGAATTCGCTGCCCGCGGGCGATATGCGGGCAAGAGGCATTAGTATCGTTGACAGGCTTGCGCTGCTTGCGGATATAGAAGAACCTTACGTGGTGTGTTTCTTCCTGCCTCCGTGGCTTCCGGCAAGAAGCGATTACAACGGCGGCGCAAGGGAGGAAAGCGTCCTCTCCGCTGCCCGCAGCCTGATTAAAACGGCGGCTGAGAAATACGATACGGAGCTTAAAGAGATACGCTGGTTTGCGGGGCTGTGCGATTTGAGCTATACAGGCGCGGCGCTGTCGCCTGAAGATGCGGAAAGCTACAGAAACAGCCTGCCGGGTGGCGACGCGATATACAAAATGCCGCTTGACGCTATGCTTCAGCTGGGAATGCCTGTCGCAAATCTCGGCCCTTCCGGCGAAAATCCGCACAGGAAAGACGAGTATCTGAATCTGCACTATTCGCTTGACATTCTGCCGCAGCTTCTTAAGGAATTTATAGCGGAGCTGTCGCTGAACGTAAAATAAAAACAAAGGAGCAGGATATTTATGCTGGACGACGAAGTCCGATTACGGCAGGCAACGACTGAAGACGCAGAGGAAATCAGGGACGTTGCGTGGCAGTCCATGGAGTACCTGGAACTTGACGCCGACGAGATGAACGAATTTAGGGAAATACTTGACATCAGCCCGTCTCTTATCGAGAACAACGTTGCGTACGCGGCGGAGAACTCGGAAACCGAAGAAATTTTGGGCTTTTACATCATTGAACGCAGCGTGGAAGAATTCCTCCTCCGGTATCTTTGCGTTTCGCCGGATTACATGGGCACAGGTATAGGAGAAACACTCTTCCTGAACGCCTGTGAAATGGCGGAAGAAGCAGGGGCGGAAAAACTGTATATTATATGCCACAAAAACAATATTGAATTTTACGCCGGAATGGGCGCTGAGCAGTGCGGTGAATATGCCGTTGAAATCAACGGAAGAAGCGTAATTTTTCAGAAGCTTCAGCTGCAGCTCTGCTCGGAAGAATAAACGGCACGGGATAAAATTATGGAACTGGCAGGAATTATTGACCATACAAACCTTCAGCCGGACGCGTCGGAAAGCGACATCAGACAGCTTTGCGCCGAAGCTCGGCAGTACCGTTTTGCTTCCGTATGCGTGAACCCGTGCAGCGTCAGGCTTGCCGCAAAGGAGCTTGAAGGCAGCGGCGTGGAGGTCTGCGCCGTCTGCGGTTTTCCTCTCGGCGCCAATACCACGGAAACGAAAGTTTTTGAGGCTGAAAGAGCATTCAAAGATGGCGCGTCGGAAATAGACATGGTTATAAACGTCGGAAAACTCAAAGAGGGAAACGACGGATACGTGCTGAACGAAATAAAGGCTGTTGTTGAAGCGGTTCCGCAGGCAGTTGTTAAGGTGATTATCGAAACCTGTCTGCTGTCTCGCGAAGAAAAAATAAGGGCGTGCAGGCTTGTGAAACAGTCCGGTGCTGCATACGCCAAAACTTCAACTGGCTTTTCAAAAAGCGGAGCGACAGCCGAAGACGTGAAGCTTATGCGCGAAACGCTGGGCGAAGGTTTCGGCATAAAGGCGGCAGGGGGAATACGCAGCCGAAGCTTTGCGGAGGAGCTTGTAAGAGCAGGCGCGGACAGAATCGGAGCGTCAAAATCAGTTGAAATATGTAAGCGGTAAGAGCTACGAGCTATAAGCTGCAAGCTATAAGCAGTAAGCAAAAAGCTATAAGCTATAAGCAGTAAGCAAAAAGCAAAAAGCAAAAAGCAAAAAGCTATAAGCTATAAGCAGTAAGCAAAAAGCAAAAAGCAAAAAGCAAAAAGCAAAAAGCAAAAAGCAAAAAGCAAAAAGCTTAAAGCTTAAAGCTGATAGCTTATAGCTTAAAGCTCTTATAGCTTATAACTCCCATTATTCATTCTTTTGTAAAGCAGTATTTCGCCGGCACGCACGCTGCCGGCTCTTTTATTCAGCACCTGACTGTATTTCTAAATTGTATAGTATTATCCGAAAATTATGTATATATTGCAAAATGAATGTTTTTTGCGATTTGCTATTGAAATTGTCAGACTATTGTGTATAATCTGTTATCAAGAAATCAAAAGGACCGATTAGGATTGTCTGCAGCGCATGTCAGAATTGTCAGACAATTGACACGGAGCAACGGAAGGAAGATTTTTGTGGCAGAAGAAACAAAAAAAACTGCTGAAAACGAAGGAACAATAGACGTCAGCAAACTTATGAGGAAATATGATACGGAAGCCCGCTACAGGCTGCTTGCAGGCTGGGCGGCGCTTTTGGTAACGGTTATTGCCGTGGCAATGTCATGTTTCCATTTTTATACGTCCGGTTTCGGACAGCTTATAGCGCAGAAACAGGGAGCGATGCACCTCGCGTTCACGCTTGTGCTTGTATTCCTTCTCTATCCTGCAAGCCAGAAGCATTGCAGCCACAACAAAATAGCATGGTACGATTACGTATTTGCGGCACTCGCCGCCGCTTCCGCGCTGTACATAGTATTCTTCTTTGAGGATATTGCTCTCCGCGCAGGAATGCCTTCAACGCTTGACCTTGCAATGGGCTTCCTTATGATTGCGGCACTGCTTGAGGCAACGCGCCGCGTTTCCAATCCCGTGCTCCCCGTTTTGGCGGTAATTGCGCTGCTTTACTGCTATTTCGGCAGATACATGCCTGAGCTTATCCAGCACAGGGGCTTTACCGTAAAACGCATAATCAACCACATGTATCTGGGAACAGAAGGCATTTTCGGCATGCCTCTGCAGGTTTCCTCAACGTTTGTTTTCATGTTTATACTTTTCGGTGCCGTGCTTGAAAAAACAGGGCTCGGAAAATTCATTATCGACCTTTCAATGGCTCTTGCGGGCTGGTCTGCAGGCGGCCCCGCAAAGGTTGCCGTAGTCAGTTCAGGCTTGATGGGAACAGTTTCGGGTTCTTCCGTTGCCAACGTCTGCACGACAGGTATGTTCACAATACCTCTTATGAAGAGCGTTGGCTACGAACCGAAATTTGCAGGCGCTGTTGAAGCCGTCGCCTCTACCGGAGGACAGATAATGCCGCCGGTTATGGGGGCTGGCGCCTTTATAATGGCGGAGCTTCTCGGTGTGCCGTATCTTGAAGTGGCTCTTGCCGCCACGGTTCCCGCGCTGCTTTACTATTTCGCCGTTATGGTGCAGGTACACTTTGAAGCCACCCGTCTCGGACTTAAAGGCATTCCTTTTTCCCAGCTTCCGTCAGCATGGGCGCTGCTTAAGAAAAAAGGCTTCCTGCTCCTTCCGCTTATAGCGATAGTTTATCTGCTCGTATCCGGCTACACGCCGCTTATGGCAGCGTTTTGGGGCATAATTATCAGCTTTGCCCTTTCATGGCTCAGCAAAGACACGCGCCTTACGCCTTCACGGCTCAAAGAAGCGTTTGAATCGGGCGCAAGAGGCTCCATAAGCGTAGCCTGCGCGTGCGCCACTGTCGGTATAATCGTCGGCATGAGCACCTTGACAGGACTTGCATTGAGAATTGCAAACGCGATAGTTTCCCTTGCCGGCGGAAATCTGTTCCTGACGCTTTTCTTCACGATGATAACAAGCATTCTGCTTGGAACAGGTTTGCCGACAACCGCAAACTTTATAATAACGAGCGCTATGGCTGCTCCTGCTCTTCTGCAGCTCGGCATACCGCCGAAAGCGGCCTACATGTTCGTATTCTATTTCGGAATTGCGGCAGACCTCACACCGCCTGTTGCCCTCGCAGCCTACGCAGGCTCAGGCATTGCAGGGTCTGACCCCATGAAAACGGGCTTTACGGCGTTCAAACTTGCGCTTGCAGGTTTTTTGGTTCCGTTCGTGTATGTCTACAATCCGATACTGCTCTTTATCGACGCCCGGTTTGTACCTATGCTTCAGGCAGTCGTAACGGCTCTTATCGGAGTATTCCTGCTCGCAATGGCTACAATCGGCTATTACAAGGCAAAGCTTTCGCTTCTGCTCCGTGCGGTTGCTTTGGGAGGAGCCATGCTGCTTCTGGTGCCCGGCACCCGCAGTGACATAGCCGGAATAGCAATACTTGCAGCCATATACTTTATCCAGCGTTACAAGTCAAAAACCGTAATTGCGGTTAAATAAAAAGGCAGATTTTAAGCCTTAAACAGGGAGGAAAACACAATGAAAAAAGCAAAAGCAATATTCCTGGCAGCACTGCTTGCAGCATCTGTTCTCTGTGCAAGCGCGGCATTCGCGGCTCCGACGTACATGTCAATAGCCACCGGAGGCACAAGCGGCACCTATTACGCAGTCGGCGGTGCTCTTGCGGAAGTGGTTTCAAAAGAAGGCAAAATCAAAGCAACGGCTGAAACCGGCAACGCATCAATCGCAAACGCAAACCTTGTCAACAACGGCGAAATTGAAATAGCGTTCGTACAGAACGATATCGCAGCATGGGGCGCAAAGGGCGAACTCATGTTTGCGGGCAAACCGCTCAAAAACATCCGTGCGGTTGCATCGCTCTATCCTGAGCACATCCAGTTCATCATTGCCAAAAACGCGAAAATCAAAACGATTAACGATCTCAAGGGCAAAAGAGTAGGAACAGGAGCTCCCGGAAGCGGCACTGAAGGCGACGTTATGGCAATACTCAATGCAGCCGGAATGAGCGTTAAAGACTTAAAGGCAAACCCGCTTGACTTTGCTCAGACGTCAGCGCGTTTCAAAGACAATCAGATTGATGCCGGACTTGTAGTTGCAGGTTATCCGACAGCTTCAATAATGGATCTTACGACGTCAAAAGACGTTGACCTTCTGAACTTTGACAAGGCGTTCCTTGACAAACTTCACAAAAAATATCCGTTCTTCATTGCAAGCAAGGTTCCTGCAAAGACCTACAAAGGCATAGACCACGAAACCAACACGCCTGCGGTTATGGC from Candidatus Equadaptatus faecalis encodes:
- the rsmG gene encoding 16S rRNA (guanine(527)-N(7))-methyltransferase RsmG, whose amino-acid sequence is MTASMAEAVEKETLLRKYAQLLLHANETARLVGPSDEETLWKEHISDCAAAVSLLPEEGKFIDVGTGGGLPGLVFAVCRPKAQVTLLDSIAKKCALVEKIAAALCLGNVTVVCARSEEFAKTHLEKFSVVTARAVCATGVLAEYLAPLAKIKGKIIAFKGPRVVDEINEIGAKWQTLGLSSPKLLPYEIGEAKHFLAVWEKISQTTKGIPRRPGMAEKFPWYKR
- a CDS encoding M20/M25/M40 family metallo-hydrolase, whose protein sequence is MDREELLRLIKDLVKLPSVTESAEESLPAFFLQRRFQQLPYFKEHGDALTLIDTPLEGSKHELKALAAFVRADCGTNRTVLLISHFDVVSAECYGQLQPFAFDCDALGEKFGNKDENRLYGRGVMDMKAGSAINALLVEDFAKNTSLFDVNVLALFVGDEENSSAGARGVLPYVAELKKKYGLDYLCAIDTEPGEAGCTDQKGAMIYLGTLGKLMPAFYAHGVSEHVNACYKGFSAALAVAKIIARAECSAALADPAEDFCETSWICLDAKTMCDKYSVTLPDRAYAYFNCFVTNDTPETLLSKMRLTAANALKECSEQLERSCLQLRNTGYKGAAFVPPAARVMTLAELETAARNKAGTGFDSLMEEFMNSLPAGDMRARGISIVDRLALLADIEEPYVVCFFLPPWLPARSDYNGGAREESVLSAARSLIKTAAEKYDTELKEIRWFAGLCDLSYTGAALSPEDAESYRNSLPGGDAIYKMPLDAMLQLGMPVANLGPSGENPHRKDEYLNLHYSLDILPQLLKEFIAELSLNVK
- a CDS encoding GNAT family N-acetyltransferase, whose translation is MLDDEVRLRQATTEDAEEIRDVAWQSMEYLELDADEMNEFREILDISPSLIENNVAYAAENSETEEILGFYIIERSVEEFLLRYLCVSPDYMGTGIGETLFLNACEMAEEAGAEKLYIICHKNNIEFYAGMGAEQCGEYAVEINGRSVIFQKLQLQLCSEE
- the deoC gene encoding deoxyribose-phosphate aldolase; the protein is MELAGIIDHTNLQPDASESDIRQLCAEARQYRFASVCVNPCSVRLAAKELEGSGVEVCAVCGFPLGANTTETKVFEAERAFKDGASEIDMVINVGKLKEGNDGYVLNEIKAVVEAVPQAVVKVIIETCLLSREEKIRACRLVKQSGAAYAKTSTGFSKSGATAEDVKLMRETLGEGFGIKAAGGIRSRSFAEELVRAGADRIGASKSVEICKR
- a CDS encoding TRAP transporter permease, with the translated sequence MRKYDTEARYRLLAGWAALLVTVIAVAMSCFHFYTSGFGQLIAQKQGAMHLAFTLVLVFLLYPASQKHCSHNKIAWYDYVFAALAAASALYIVFFFEDIALRAGMPSTLDLAMGFLMIAALLEATRRVSNPVLPVLAVIALLYCYFGRYMPELIQHRGFTVKRIINHMYLGTEGIFGMPLQVSSTFVFMFILFGAVLEKTGLGKFIIDLSMALAGWSAGGPAKVAVVSSGLMGTVSGSSVANVCTTGMFTIPLMKSVGYEPKFAGAVEAVASTGGQIMPPVMGAGAFIMAELLGVPYLEVALAATVPALLYYFAVMVQVHFEATRLGLKGIPFSQLPSAWALLKKKGFLLLPLIAIVYLLVSGYTPLMAAFWGIIISFALSWLSKDTRLTPSRLKEAFESGARGSISVACACATVGIIVGMSTLTGLALRIANAIVSLAGGNLFLTLFFTMITSILLGTGLPTTANFIITSAMAAPALLQLGIPPKAAYMFVFYFGIAADLTPPVALAAYAGSGIAGSDPMKTGFTAFKLALAGFLVPFVYVYNPILLFIDARFVPMLQAVVTALIGVFLLAMATIGYYKAKLSLLLRAVALGGAMLLLVPGTRSDIAGIAILAAIYFIQRYKSKTVIAVK